One region of Vibrio zhugei genomic DNA includes:
- a CDS encoding D-2-hydroxyacid dehydrogenase family protein, with product MKIGILDDYQNVVKDLPCFTTLVDHEVTIFNGSDSEDELIKQLHDIEALVLIRERTAIDANLLSQLPNLKVISQTGKISQHIDMTACNQYGITVLEGRGSPVAPAELCWALMMAATRMIPSYCHYLSQGHWQQNNMQRLGRTLDGLQLGIWGYGKIGKRIANYARAFGMTVVIWGSERSRHIAQQDGYLIAPSRAHFFSESDIISLHLRLNDQTRHTVTKSDLQLMKSDSLFVNTSRAELVEPNALYHELRHHPTKQAAIDVFDIEPATPENELLLSLSNVTATPHLGYVERNSYEMYFKIAFDNLLTYIRTNLI from the coding sequence ATGAAAATCGGGATTCTGGATGATTATCAAAATGTGGTGAAGGATTTACCATGCTTTACCACATTAGTAGACCACGAGGTCACTATTTTCAATGGGAGCGACTCAGAAGACGAACTCATTAAACAATTACACGACATTGAAGCGCTGGTCTTAATCCGAGAACGTACAGCAATTGATGCTAACTTATTATCCCAATTACCTAACTTAAAGGTTATCAGTCAGACTGGCAAGATCAGTCAACATATCGATATGACGGCTTGCAACCAATACGGCATCACCGTATTAGAAGGACGTGGCTCGCCCGTCGCTCCAGCAGAATTGTGTTGGGCGCTAATGATGGCTGCAACACGAATGATTCCTTCCTATTGCCACTATCTGAGTCAAGGTCATTGGCAACAGAACAATATGCAAAGGTTAGGGCGGACACTGGATGGGTTGCAGCTAGGCATATGGGGCTATGGAAAAATCGGCAAGCGCATTGCGAACTACGCACGCGCCTTTGGTATGACCGTTGTGATTTGGGGAAGTGAGCGGTCTCGGCACATCGCTCAACAAGATGGTTACCTTATCGCGCCATCTCGAGCGCATTTTTTTAGCGAGAGCGATATCATCTCATTACATCTGCGTCTTAATGATCAAACACGTCACACTGTCACAAAATCAGATTTGCAACTGATGAAGTCTGATTCATTGTTTGTTAATACGAGCCGAGCAGAGCTGGTTGAACCTAACGCACTCTATCATGAGCTACGTCATCATCCGACCAAACAAGCCGCTATCGACGTTTTTGATATTGAGCCTGCGACCCCTGAAAACGAATTGTTGTTATCTCTCTCCAATGTGACAGCCACTCCGCATTTAGGGTACGTTGAACGCAATAGTTACGAAATGTACTTCAAGATCGCGTTTGATAATCTCTTAACTTATATCCGTACTAATCTTATTTAA
- a CDS encoding DsbA family protein, whose protein sequence is MTTLHYIMDPQCGWCYAAAPLIQALARDPRFTITLHGGGLFSGINKKPLPEGFKQQIIAMDKRVTQLTGQVFSDIYYEKLLNDKQRILDSDTPITALLAAEVLSMDAVCFLHRMQYSQFVEGRSLADIQHLTDLATEMGINSATFIDTFRRLLGNETQRHIEKSQQWLRSVGGQGFPTLLIEQGDGLLRVLDHTRFYGQPAQWLDYVSAYLNSSQSI, encoded by the coding sequence ATGACAACCTTACACTATATAATGGACCCGCAATGTGGTTGGTGTTATGCCGCAGCTCCTTTAATCCAAGCATTAGCGCGAGATCCTCGCTTCACCATCACGCTTCATGGTGGTGGATTATTCTCAGGGATAAATAAAAAACCGCTCCCAGAGGGTTTTAAACAGCAGATTATCGCCATGGATAAGCGAGTCACTCAGTTGACCGGACAAGTATTCAGCGATATTTACTACGAAAAATTACTCAATGATAAGCAACGCATTCTCGATTCAGACACGCCCATTACCGCATTATTAGCTGCAGAGGTCTTGTCGATGGATGCCGTCTGTTTTTTACATCGCATGCAATATTCACAATTTGTCGAAGGACGCTCGCTTGCCGATATTCAGCACCTTACTGACTTAGCCACTGAAATGGGGATCAACTCGGCCACGTTTATTGACACCTTTCGACGCCTGTTGGGCAATGAAACTCAGCGACATATCGAAAAATCGCAGCAATGGCTGCGTTCTGTTGGTGGGCAAGGCTTTCCAACCCTTCTTATTGAGCAGGGCGATGGCCTACTCAGGGTTTTAGACCATACTCGGTTTTATGGTCAGCCTGCTCAGTGGCTGGATTACGTCAGCGCCTATTTAAACTCATCGCAAAGTATTTGA
- the yciH gene encoding stress response translation initiation inhibitor YciH, whose protein sequence is MTLVYSTDVGRIQPEPEKKARPQGDGIVRIHRETKGRKGKGVSVVKGLDMDDAPLKLLAAELKKVCGCGGSVKDGSIEIQGDMRDKIKTHLEKKGHTVKLAGG, encoded by the coding sequence ATGACATTAGTGTATTCAACCGACGTTGGTCGTATTCAACCAGAACCGGAAAAGAAAGCTCGACCTCAAGGAGACGGCATTGTTCGTATTCATCGTGAAACCAAAGGTCGTAAAGGAAAAGGTGTCTCGGTGGTCAAAGGTTTGGATATGGATGATGCGCCGTTGAAACTGCTAGCCGCTGAATTGAAAAAAGTGTGTGGCTGTGGTGGTTCGGTAAAGGACGGCAGTATTGAAATTCAAGGTGACATGCGCGATAAAATTAAAACGCACTTAGAAAAAAAAGGGCATACAGTTAAATTGGCCGGTGGTTAA
- a CDS encoding DUF3319 domain-containing protein, with product MAVSIYRGIQLQSTSDSTEVWQARIKKHVITGSLAAVKKSIDWWCDTASLIDPKEFESLQPKKDDSAHAGAQENFNGYTIKNDTGAANAWYCFFNGRLIKGSKLAIQKHIEAYLIAKKRAEGK from the coding sequence ATGGCTGTATCAATTTATCGAGGGATTCAATTGCAATCTACTTCTGATTCCACTGAAGTTTGGCAAGCCCGAATAAAAAAGCATGTTATCACGGGCAGTCTGGCTGCAGTAAAGAAAAGTATTGATTGGTGGTGCGATACCGCATCCTTAATTGATCCCAAGGAATTCGAATCCTTACAACCGAAAAAAGACGATTCCGCACACGCTGGCGCCCAAGAAAACTTTAACGGTTATACCATCAAAAATGACACTGGCGCGGCCAATGCTTGGTACTGCTTCTTCAATGGTCGTTTGATTAAAGGCTCCAAGCTTGCCATACAAAAACATATTGAAGCATATCTTATCGCGAAAAAGCGAGCAGAAGGCAAATAA
- a CDS encoding tyrosine-type recombinase/integrase has translation MFSLKKNSPEFTDPLQVRRNRVILRNPLTVEDFQDITQNGYAKRSCIAMVKDWNLFLEFCQLKQVSPLPASTTAIRLFFEKEARSRKFSTLRRYSITISTLHKLSGYSDPTRTQPIRQLLMQLRIDKHGDGKQAETFTATHLHHLHQTLIRSDVIKDIRDLAIYHVMFECALKRGELKQLDITQCVYEDNRLMIILGETHYQLSEQGQIALQRWQQQVGLDTGPLFRGINRHGHISSAPLDDSSIYRVLRHAGERLGQPGLKFSGQSTRIGAVKELSKQGYKPREIQAFGRWLSAAMPYQYLGQTHTAEQEKLKFLSFKPWD, from the coding sequence GTGTTTTCATTGAAAAAAAATTCCCCAGAGTTCACAGATCCGCTGCAGGTACGCCGCAATCGAGTTATTTTAAGAAATCCGCTAACAGTTGAGGATTTTCAAGATATTACCCAAAATGGGTATGCAAAACGTTCCTGCATTGCCATGGTAAAAGATTGGAATTTGTTTCTAGAGTTTTGCCAGTTAAAGCAAGTGAGTCCGTTACCCGCCTCTACAACGGCGATTCGCCTATTTTTTGAGAAAGAAGCCCGTTCACGGAAGTTCTCAACACTACGTCGTTATTCCATCACTATTAGTACGCTTCACAAATTGTCCGGATACAGTGATCCCACTCGAACTCAACCCATTCGACAATTGTTAATGCAACTGCGTATCGACAAACATGGCGATGGTAAGCAAGCGGAAACGTTTACCGCGACGCATTTACACCATCTGCATCAAACGTTAATACGCAGTGATGTGATTAAAGATATTCGTGATCTTGCGATTTACCATGTGATGTTTGAATGTGCGTTGAAGCGTGGTGAGCTCAAGCAATTGGATATTACGCAATGCGTCTATGAAGACAACCGACTGATGATTATCCTTGGTGAGACTCATTATCAATTATCTGAACAGGGGCAAATCGCGCTTCAGCGTTGGCAGCAACAAGTCGGTCTTGATACTGGCCCGCTATTTCGTGGTATTAACCGCCATGGGCATATCTCATCAGCACCACTGGATGATTCATCCATTTATCGCGTATTGCGTCATGCCGGTGAGCGATTGGGACAACCTGGTCTGAAATTTTCGGGGCAATCAACGCGAATAGGCGCGGTGAAAGAGCTGTCAAAACAAGGCTATAAACCTCGAGAAATCCAAGCGTTTGGTCGGTGGCTCAGTGCTGCAATGCCGTATCAGTATCTTGGGCAGACCCATACGGCAGAGCAAGAAAAACTTAAGTTCTTATCGTTCAAACCTTGGGATTGA
- a CDS encoding D-alanine--D-alanine ligase has product MAKATILLLCGGGSSEHDVSLISANYIEQQLQLNHHFDVVRVEITSQGWYNAAQELVTLDINSASLVSVSQTHTIDFVVPCIHGFPGETGDIQSMLDLAHIPYLGCGPEASSNSFNKITSKLWYDAIGIPNTPYLFLTSNDADAVTRTQQAVEQWGAVFVKAARQGSSIGCYKVISLDGVAEAVEHAFQFSEQVLVEKAVQPRELEVAAYEYQNELFITQPGEVIAPNNAFYTYEEKYGADSHSLTKVEVDDLTDEQRDIIRESAKKAFVHMKLRHLSRIDFFLTPDGDVYLNEVNTFPGMTPISMFPKMLEHNGHVFADFLGQHILDAINPKV; this is encoded by the coding sequence ATGGCAAAAGCAACAATTTTATTACTGTGTGGTGGCGGCTCTTCCGAGCACGACGTCTCTCTTATTTCAGCCAATTACATCGAACAGCAGTTGCAACTCAATCATCACTTTGATGTGGTTCGGGTCGAGATAACATCACAAGGTTGGTATAACGCCGCGCAAGAATTGGTTACGCTGGATATCAATTCTGCTTCGTTGGTGAGCGTCTCGCAAACTCATACCATCGATTTCGTTGTTCCTTGTATTCATGGATTTCCCGGAGAAACCGGCGACATTCAATCGATGCTCGATCTGGCTCATATTCCGTATTTAGGCTGTGGCCCCGAAGCAAGCAGTAATAGTTTTAATAAAATCACATCCAAGCTTTGGTACGATGCGATTGGCATTCCTAATACGCCTTACTTATTTTTAACCAGCAATGATGCGGATGCAGTCACACGCACGCAGCAGGCGGTTGAACAATGGGGAGCGGTGTTTGTTAAGGCGGCAAGGCAAGGTTCATCGATAGGTTGTTACAAGGTCATATCTTTAGACGGTGTGGCTGAGGCGGTTGAACACGCGTTTCAGTTTTCTGAACAAGTGCTGGTTGAAAAAGCGGTGCAGCCTCGAGAACTTGAAGTGGCCGCGTATGAATATCAAAATGAGTTATTTATTACTCAGCCCGGCGAAGTCATTGCTCCGAATAATGCCTTTTATACCTACGAAGAAAAGTATGGGGCAGATAGCCACTCTTTGACCAAAGTCGAAGTGGATGATTTGACGGACGAACAACGCGACATCATCCGTGAATCTGCGAAAAAAGCCTTTGTACATATGAAGTTAAGACATCTTTCCCGGATCGACTTTTTCCTCACGCCAGACGGTGACGTCTACCTAAATGAAGTCAATACTTTCCCAGGTATGACGCCAATTTCGATGTTCCCTAAAATGCTTGAACACAATGGCCATGTGTTTGCTGATTTCTTGGGCCAACATATTCTGGACGCGATCAATCCCAAGGTTTGA
- a CDS encoding SPOR domain-containing protein: MKKIIIIGLSALLSACATEHYVTDVTSQSHREEFKIADVTQPLSSNQDELQGVSEQDAAPKVSQAPSKAKAPQKPKRAMTSIVPPSTKQQQAQTRFGYTIQVVAVGAQRKVDRFVKELPKQGQPIWENYKEVNGTKWFSVLYGDFATRGQAKKAVDSLPQEILKLKPFVKSIDSIKNSKFPTMNKLN; encoded by the coding sequence ATGAAAAAGATTATCATCATCGGCTTATCAGCTTTATTGTCTGCTTGTGCCACTGAACATTACGTTACCGATGTCACCTCACAGAGCCACCGGGAAGAATTTAAAATCGCCGACGTTACTCAGCCTCTCTCATCGAACCAAGATGAATTACAAGGTGTGTCTGAGCAAGACGCCGCACCTAAAGTGAGTCAAGCTCCGTCTAAAGCCAAAGCGCCACAAAAACCGAAACGCGCAATGACCAGTATTGTGCCTCCTTCGACGAAACAGCAACAAGCTCAAACGCGTTTTGGTTACACAATTCAAGTGGTTGCTGTCGGTGCGCAGCGCAAAGTTGACCGTTTTGTTAAAGAATTACCGAAGCAAGGTCAACCGATTTGGGAAAACTACAAAGAAGTGAATGGAACTAAATGGTTCTCTGTTCTTTATGGCGATTTTGCAACACGTGGACAAGCGAAAAAAGCCGTCGATTCACTCCCACAAGAGATTCTTAAACTCAAACCCTTCGTGAAGAGTATCGATTCCATTAAGAATTCGAAATTCCCAACCATGAATAAGCTGAATTAA
- a CDS encoding bifunctional acetate--CoA ligase family protein/GNAT family N-acetyltransferase, translating into MNRLTALLNPKSVAVIGASTRAHRAGHVVMKNLLSGGFNGVIMPVNPRYSSVCGVFAYPDIQTLPLTPDIAILCTHASRNIELIQQLADKGVKFTIIISSDMYSRDEHGETINARCQHIAKLTGMRILGPNSLGVILPWVNFNGSFSPTTTQQGSIAFISQSAAVCTTILDWANDKGIGFSSFISLGNASDVDFPELLDYLSVERHTSAILLYIDSIRDARRFMSAARAAARNRRILVVKSGRTLTGTRATHQHTGGLESFDIVYDSAIQRAGMLRVYTMHELFAAVETLTHTIPLRGERLAIMTNGGGPAIMALDTLLERGGKLAELEPPIIERLNSVLPASWSRNNPIDIVGDANAERYIVTLNALLDSQNIDAILIMLSPSAIADADETAKGIIEFIHNDARAKKFNILTNWSGEQSVHSARNRFTQAGIPTYRTPESAVSAFMHLVEYRRNQKQLMETPTTTETLQRGHLQLAHQWIHDKLRLAPRVHLETHQIKPLLRAYQFDVLATYIAIDASEAVHLANQIGYPVALKLHSPDIMHKSDVQGVMLNLRNAQEVASAAQAIIDRAEVSYPGALLQGLQVQAMAPTTGAEELRVKVIQDPIFGPVILLGQGGSDWRAHSDAVAGLPPLNTTLARYMIIRALKQNKIRLQKGHAQFEQTKLAQFLVRLSQMVIECPQIEVLDIHPLLAVHEHFTLLDVDLTLCEFSGDAQSRLAIRPYPTELISEWQDNKGDNVTFRPILPEDEPLHADFIRHVTKDDLYKRFFNEVGEFNHEALANMTQIDYDREMAFVAVQNGNIIGVSRALINPENTNAEFAILIRSDLKGRGLGRQLLERAIHYCRDKGTTKISGMTMPSNQGMIALAKRCGFTVEIYLEDGVAELELPLQDSQAR; encoded by the coding sequence ATGAATCGATTAACCGCCCTACTCAACCCAAAATCGGTGGCCGTGATCGGCGCATCGACCCGTGCACATCGAGCTGGGCACGTCGTGATGAAGAATTTACTCAGTGGTGGATTTAATGGGGTCATCATGCCTGTGAATCCAAGGTATTCTTCCGTATGTGGTGTCTTTGCTTATCCTGACATTCAGACGCTACCTCTCACACCCGATATTGCTATTCTCTGCACGCATGCGTCACGGAATATCGAGCTGATTCAACAATTGGCCGATAAAGGCGTGAAATTTACCATTATTATTTCTTCGGATATGTACAGTCGTGACGAACATGGAGAAACCATTAATGCGCGTTGTCAGCATATCGCGAAACTAACGGGCATGCGTATCTTAGGCCCGAACAGTTTAGGCGTGATTCTGCCTTGGGTGAATTTTAATGGCTCATTTTCTCCCACCACCACTCAGCAAGGCAGTATTGCCTTTATCTCACAGTCGGCAGCCGTGTGTACAACAATCCTTGATTGGGCCAATGACAAAGGGATTGGTTTCTCGAGTTTCATCTCATTGGGTAATGCCAGTGATGTGGATTTTCCAGAGCTGTTAGATTATCTCAGTGTCGAGCGTCACACGAGCGCGATACTGCTCTACATTGATAGCATTCGTGATGCGCGGCGTTTTATGTCCGCTGCTCGTGCCGCGGCGCGCAACCGACGTATTTTGGTCGTGAAAAGTGGCCGCACGTTAACAGGAACGCGCGCCACCCATCAACATACTGGAGGGCTTGAATCGTTTGATATCGTGTATGACTCAGCAATACAGCGTGCTGGGATGCTGCGCGTGTACACCATGCATGAATTATTTGCTGCCGTTGAAACCCTAACTCATACAATCCCTCTACGAGGCGAGCGCTTAGCCATTATGACCAACGGCGGTGGGCCGGCCATTATGGCGCTGGATACGCTCCTTGAGCGTGGCGGTAAGCTCGCTGAGCTTGAGCCCCCGATCATTGAACGTTTGAACAGTGTTCTTCCCGCCAGTTGGTCGCGTAACAATCCGATTGATATTGTTGGGGATGCGAATGCTGAGCGTTACATTGTCACATTGAATGCGTTGTTAGACAGTCAAAACATTGATGCGATTTTGATCATGCTAAGCCCCTCAGCCATTGCTGATGCCGATGAGACTGCGAAAGGAATCATCGAGTTTATACACAACGATGCCCGCGCCAAGAAATTTAATATCTTGACCAATTGGTCTGGCGAGCAATCGGTACATAGTGCAAGGAATCGCTTCACCCAAGCCGGTATTCCAACCTATCGCACGCCTGAAAGCGCAGTCAGTGCCTTCATGCATTTGGTCGAGTATCGGCGTAACCAAAAACAATTAATGGAAACACCAACAACCACAGAGACATTACAACGAGGTCACCTTCAATTAGCCCATCAATGGATTCACGATAAATTAAGACTGGCGCCTCGCGTTCATTTAGAAACTCATCAGATTAAGCCGCTACTGCGCGCCTATCAATTTGACGTGCTTGCCACCTACATCGCCATTGATGCAAGCGAAGCCGTCCACTTGGCAAATCAAATCGGATATCCTGTGGCGTTAAAACTGCATTCTCCAGATATTATGCATAAATCCGACGTTCAAGGCGTGATGCTCAACTTACGTAACGCTCAAGAAGTTGCCAGTGCTGCGCAAGCGATCATTGACCGAGCCGAGGTCTCCTATCCTGGTGCACTGCTGCAAGGTTTGCAGGTGCAAGCCATGGCGCCAACCACTGGCGCAGAGGAACTGAGGGTCAAGGTGATTCAAGACCCTATTTTTGGGCCAGTCATTTTACTCGGCCAAGGAGGCTCTGACTGGCGAGCGCACAGTGATGCGGTTGCTGGATTACCGCCCCTCAATACCACACTGGCTCGCTATATGATCATTCGCGCTCTTAAGCAAAACAAAATCCGCTTACAAAAGGGGCATGCTCAGTTTGAGCAAACGAAGTTAGCGCAATTCTTAGTTCGGCTCTCTCAAATGGTGATTGAGTGCCCGCAAATTGAGGTGCTAGATATTCATCCACTCCTCGCGGTACATGAACACTTTACGTTACTCGATGTGGATTTAACCTTATGTGAGTTTTCAGGTGATGCTCAAAGTCGCTTAGCCATTCGCCCTTATCCCACTGAGCTGATCAGTGAGTGGCAAGACAATAAAGGTGACAATGTCACATTTCGTCCTATTCTGCCGGAAGATGAGCCGCTTCACGCGGACTTTATCCGGCATGTCACGAAAGATGATCTCTACAAACGTTTCTTTAATGAGGTCGGTGAATTCAATCATGAAGCATTAGCCAACATGACACAGATTGATTATGACCGAGAAATGGCGTTTGTCGCGGTGCAAAATGGCAACATTATTGGTGTTTCACGTGCGCTGATTAATCCAGAGAATACCAATGCGGAATTTGCTATTTTAATTCGCTCAGACTTAAAAGGACGAGGTTTGGGCAGGCAATTATTGGAACGAGCGATTCACTATTGTCGCGATAAAGGAACGACCAAAATATCCGGCATGACAATGCCCTCTAACCAGGGCATGATCGCGTTAGCCAAACGGTGCGGATTTACCGTGGAAATATACCTTGAAGATGGAGTGGCAGAACTCGAATTGCCACTCCAAGACAGTCAAGCGCGTTAA
- a CDS encoding LysR family transcriptional regulator produces MQSPITLEALHILDAIDRRGSFAAAANELNRAPSSLSYQIQKLEQDLDIMIFDRSGHKANFTEAGQLILKHGRLLLSSTEKLVHDATVLANGWELDMTIAFDGIIPVKNFFPLVDDLSVVSKTRLRLQEEILAGCWESLSTDRADLLVCPKIETLPQDVKAEHLGKMQIAWYAASEHYVHKRSPGPFDDVTRQKYRIVAIADTARDQPAISVNILEKQPRLTVTNMSVKCEALVAGLGIGTLPVQVAQPFVDSGQLTLIEGSEPRELELIMAWRRNKLGEAKSWCIQYLKKHWSLR; encoded by the coding sequence GTGCAGAGTCCTATTACTCTTGAAGCTTTACACATCTTGGATGCGATCGATCGACGAGGAAGTTTCGCTGCGGCAGCCAATGAATTAAATCGAGCACCCAGCTCACTCAGTTATCAGATTCAAAAACTCGAGCAAGATTTGGATATCATGATCTTCGATCGCTCTGGTCATAAAGCGAATTTTACAGAAGCAGGGCAATTAATCCTCAAACATGGGCGTTTACTGTTGTCATCCACAGAAAAACTGGTGCACGATGCGACGGTCTTGGCCAATGGGTGGGAGTTGGATATGACCATCGCATTTGACGGTATTATTCCGGTAAAGAACTTCTTTCCTTTGGTTGATGACCTCAGTGTGGTCAGTAAAACGCGTTTACGCTTACAAGAAGAAATTCTCGCAGGATGCTGGGAATCCTTATCAACGGATCGTGCGGATTTGCTGGTATGCCCAAAAATAGAAACGCTGCCACAAGACGTGAAAGCTGAACACTTGGGCAAAATGCAGATAGCGTGGTACGCGGCGAGCGAACATTACGTGCATAAGCGCTCACCGGGTCCATTTGACGATGTGACCCGCCAGAAATATCGCATTGTCGCGATTGCCGATACCGCGCGCGATCAGCCTGCAATCAGTGTGAATATTCTGGAAAAACAGCCTCGCTTAACGGTCACGAATATGAGCGTTAAATGTGAAGCTTTGGTGGCCGGTCTAGGGATTGGAACGTTACCGGTTCAAGTCGCTCAACCGTTTGTTGATAGTGGGCAGCTCACGCTTATTGAAGGCAGCGAACCGAGAGAGTTAGAACTCATCATGGCGTGGCGACGTAATAAACTGGGTGAAGCCAAATCTTGGTGTATTCAATATTTGAAAAAACACTGGTCTTTACGTTAA
- a CDS encoding SgrR family transcriptional regulator → MSSPRLRVQFETLFEHFHGEDADTQLDDVTNILCCTRRNARIVLNKLEEEGWIEWHPAAGRGKLSQLLFKRSRADVSENLARRYLDEGKVSQALSVLDQDASKLTQVIQSYLGVQHSHGLPVIRLPYYRPLSMLNPLKSMRRSERHIVRQVFNGLTRLDDDENVQPDLAHHWEAITPEHWRFYLRPGVRFHNGTLLTTDIVQDSLRHLRSFHLFAHIERISSPSEWVVDIQLAHADHYLPLWLSETCANIVLPEEQRQDDFDIYPVGTGPYKVVMNDDKRLILQAYDGYFGYRPLLDRVEVWVISEVHSSLVFPSIDIPSQLGQRMYSKEDVDLDPGCMYLLLNRHNGLAKSDDWAQYFSHRLRALNVMRLMPESSIIDMGLVPAHGLKPGWHHQLPANAECVLPSKARVKIAYQANHPMFPTLANVLKSILATDGVTVEFVKYETESELLLDVDIWLQSTGIANRRDEALAAWLLDDSHIQQLSSPKVFAKWVGQIDAWRCDPQREFPGRELGQSLLSHYQIVPMFHCWLGVSKDQCGALQNAKSNALGWFDFSRVWVKPERS, encoded by the coding sequence ATGAGCAGTCCCCGATTACGTGTACAGTTTGAAACGCTCTTTGAACATTTTCATGGCGAAGATGCGGACACTCAACTCGATGATGTGACAAATATCTTGTGTTGCACACGTCGTAATGCGCGTATCGTTCTCAACAAACTGGAGGAAGAAGGCTGGATTGAGTGGCACCCGGCAGCGGGTCGTGGCAAGTTGTCCCAATTATTGTTTAAGCGCTCACGTGCGGATGTGAGTGAAAACCTCGCTCGGCGTTATCTGGATGAAGGCAAAGTTAGCCAAGCATTAAGTGTACTCGATCAAGATGCGAGTAAACTGACTCAGGTCATCCAAAGCTATTTGGGCGTTCAGCACTCTCACGGACTGCCTGTTATTCGCTTGCCATATTATCGGCCATTATCGATGCTCAACCCATTGAAATCGATGCGGCGCTCTGAACGTCATATCGTTAGGCAGGTCTTTAATGGGTTGACGCGGCTTGATGATGATGAAAACGTACAGCCCGATCTCGCCCACCATTGGGAGGCGATCACACCCGAGCATTGGCGTTTTTACCTGCGCCCAGGGGTACGCTTTCACAACGGTACATTGTTGACCACAGATATTGTGCAAGACAGTTTACGTCACCTGCGTTCATTTCATCTCTTTGCTCATATTGAGCGAATCAGCTCGCCTTCTGAGTGGGTGGTCGATATACAATTAGCACACGCAGACCATTATTTACCACTGTGGCTCTCAGAAACCTGTGCGAATATTGTTCTTCCTGAAGAACAACGGCAAGACGATTTTGATATCTACCCTGTTGGAACCGGTCCATATAAAGTCGTCATGAATGATGATAAGCGACTGATTTTACAAGCTTATGACGGATACTTCGGTTATCGGCCATTGCTTGATCGTGTTGAGGTCTGGGTTATCAGTGAAGTGCATTCATCGTTGGTGTTTCCGTCCATTGATATTCCAAGCCAGTTAGGACAGCGCATGTATTCTAAAGAGGACGTAGATCTAGACCCAGGATGCATGTATTTATTGTTAAATCGCCACAATGGGCTCGCTAAAAGTGATGATTGGGCGCAATATTTCTCTCATCGTTTGCGGGCATTGAACGTAATGCGCTTAATGCCAGAGTCCAGCATTATCGATATGGGATTGGTGCCTGCACATGGTCTTAAACCTGGATGGCATCACCAATTGCCCGCTAACGCGGAATGTGTTCTTCCTAGTAAAGCGCGTGTAAAAATCGCCTATCAAGCCAATCACCCTATGTTCCCGACCTTGGCGAACGTATTAAAATCGATTTTGGCTACCGACGGTGTGACTGTCGAGTTTGTGAAATACGAAACAGAATCCGAGTTGCTACTCGATGTGGATATTTGGTTACAGAGTACCGGTATCGCCAATCGTCGTGACGAGGCGCTTGCGGCATGGCTATTGGACGACTCTCACATACAGCAACTGAGTTCGCCAAAAGTGTTTGCTAAGTGGGTAGGGCAGATTGATGCTTGGCGTTGTGACCCGCAGCGTGAATTCCCTGGGCGAGAGTTAGGACAATCGCTCCTGAGTCATTATCAAATTGTGCCGATGTTCCATTGCTGGCTCGGTGTTTCTAAGGACCAATGTGGCGCTTTACAAAATGCGAAAAGCAATGCATTGGGGTGGTTTGATTTTAGTCGAGTATGGGTAAAACCTGAACGTAGCTAA
- a CDS encoding DUF3389 family protein, with amino-acid sequence MRVEFSQGTIIVTPHEIVVRLTQMPETVLQAQQEAVTLFGQTANVIMANVGGVKWSLKLDTLEQLTLISEQLGCEIR; translated from the coding sequence ATGCGTGTTGAATTTTCTCAAGGCACGATCATTGTGACGCCTCATGAAATCGTGGTTCGTCTCACTCAGATGCCCGAGACCGTGTTACAAGCACAACAAGAGGCCGTAACGTTATTTGGCCAAACGGCAAATGTCATTATGGCGAATGTGGGTGGGGTAAAGTGGTCTTTAAAACTGGATACATTAGAACAGCTTACCCTGATAAGTGAGCAGTTAGGCTGTGAAATTCGCTAA